A window of Hevea brasiliensis isolate MT/VB/25A 57/8 chromosome 14, ASM3005281v1, whole genome shotgun sequence contains these coding sequences:
- the LOC110645446 gene encoding protein RETARDED ROOT GROWTH-LIKE: MWRSIDAHLKAIRLPVRAILLSQSNPCCSLPLPKPRSHHFSFPKTLTVYSISTSFSPILSFTGRPHCGSSSTTSLAFLRCVSSISSASAPQQQTTVDWNEPVSTSEFENDGNNRPVVEDSKSSITVRAYFFSTSVDLKSLVEQNKPNFIPPTSRMTNYVVLKFGNLAEPSGLGTCITGRNSCYMVVFQYGSIVLFNVREHEVDDYLKIVRKHASGLLPEMRKDEYEVREKPTLNTWMQGGLDYIMLQFLNIDGIRIIGSVLGQSIALDYYGRQVDGMVAEFTDINRGMEKTGTFSMDSKKLFQLVGKANSNLADVILKLGLFERSDIAWKDAKYAQIWEYLRDEFELTQRFASLDFKLKFVEHNIRFLQEILQNRKSDFLEWLIIILISVEIIISVFDISHRSGFKFFKLF; encoded by the exons ATGTGGCGGAGTATAGACGCTCACCTTAAAGCCATTCGCTTACCTGTCCGTGCCATCCTTCTCTCCCAATCAAACCCTTGTTGCTCTCTCCCTCTACCAAAGCCACGCTCTCACCATTTCTCctttcccaaaaccctaactgttTACTCAATTTCTACTTCCTTTTCTCCAATTCTCAGTTTTACTGGCCGTCCACATTGTGGCAGTAGTAGCACTACTAGTTTGGCGTTTTTGAGGTGTGTCTCGTCAATCTCCTCAGCCTCCGCGCCGCAGCAGCAGACGACGGTAGACTGGAACGAACCAGTGTCGACCTCCGAATTTGAAAATGATGGAAACAACCGCCCTGTGGTAGAGGATTCCAAGTCTtcaattactgttcgagcttatTTCTTCTCCACCAG TGTGGATTTGAAGAGCTTAGTGGAACAGAACAAACCCAATTTCATCCCACCAACTTCCCGTATGACTAACTATGTCGTTCTTAAGTTTGGGAATCTCGCTGAACCCAGT GGTTTGGGCACTTGCATAACTGGAAGGAATAGCTGTTACATGGTAGTGTTTCAATATGGCTCTATTGTCTTGTTTAATGTCCGTGAACATGAGGTTGATGATTACTTGAAAATTGTAAGAAAACATGCATCAGGATTGCTTCCTGAAATGAGAAAGGATG AATATGAGGTGAGAGAGAAGCCAACTTTGAACACGTGGATGCAAGGAGGATTGGATTACATAATGTTACAGTTCTTGAATATTGATGGAATTCGCATAATTGGCAGTGTTCTTGGTCAAAGTATTGCTCTTGATTACTATGGACGCCAG GTTGATGGAATGGTTGCTGAATTTACCGACATAAATCGTGGGATGGAAAAAACTGGAACATTTTCCATGGATAGCAAAAAACTTTTTCAACTAGTGGGGAAAGCAAACTCTAATCTTGCTGATGTTATTCTTAAGCTTGGACTTTTTGAGAG ATCAGATATTGCTTGGAAAGATGCCAAATATGCTCAGATATGGGAATATCTAAGAGATGAATTTGAATTAACTCAAAGGTTTGCAAGTCTTGATTTTAAGTTGAAGTTTGTGGAG CATAATATTCGCTTTCTTCAGGAAATTCTGCAGAATAGGAAATCAGACTTCTTGGAATGGCTCATTATCATTTTAATTAGCGTTGAAATCATCATATCTGTATTTGATATTTCCCATAGGTCAGGatttaaattcttcaaattatTTTAA